The genomic interval TTGATTGAATTGTTCCGCCACCAGAATACTGTTCTTTTGTCAAAGTGTTTATGAGTTTTGCTTCAGTATCCCGGAAAACTAACCACGATTTTTGAGCTTTAATAAGTACTTTTTTGTCGTTTACATTCAGTGACTTCAATAGTTTGTAATAATACCTATTCATCAATTTATCGTATGAATTAGTTTTCTCCATTACTGTAGTATTCATGCCAAATGTAGTGTAATCAATATCCATTCTTTTGGAAACTAATTGCTCAATACGAAAAGTATCTATCGAAAACTCGATTTGTTCAGCAGTAAATTCTTTTTTTAAAAGCATTAATTTTAAAGCAGGAACTTCTTTGTCAATTTCTGTATTTAGTTTTAGTAAAATCTGTGGTGATATTTCTTTTGGACCATTATTTTGGCTAATAAGAACAGTTATGGTAAAGAAAAATTGGAATAAAAAAACATGTTTCATAACATAAACTTATTTAAAAATTAAATCAATTCCTCCACATGCTTCTTGATATTCTCTGCTATTTTTCGAGTAGGTAAGTCATTGTCATCATGTCCAAAAGGCTCTTCGATTTCTTCGGCAATTAATTCTAAACTTGCCAAAACATAAAATATAAAAACAACGACTGGAACTACAAAATATCCCAAATTAAAAACATATCCAAAAGGCAAAGTCATCACGTAGAAAAAGATAAACTTCTTCAAGAAAACACTATAAGAATAGGGTATAGGGGTGTTTTTTATTCGCTCACAAGCACCACAAATATCGGTAAAAGATTGGATTTCGCTATTGAGAATAATCAACTGATCACCAGTTATTTTTTGCCTTTTGTATAAATCATTGATTCTCATAAACATCATTTTGGCTACTTGATTCGGACGATGTGTATGATGATTTTCCGGAAAAGAAATTTCATCGAATAATTGTTTACCTGTTTCTTCATCTTTTAAATGTTTATTTAAAATAGAAGTGTAACTCGGAATCATTTTTCTAAAAAAAGCTTTATCTTTTTCATCTTCCAAAATTGCATGTAATTTTATCGCCAAATTCCGACTGTTGTTGACCAAAGCACCCCATAATTTACGACCTTCCCACCAACGGTCGTAAGCCGTATTAGTTCTAAAGACCAATAACAACGAAATCACAAATCCCAACATGCCGTGCATCATCGAGATGTTCTTAACATGGCTATCATCTGGTAAATTCCAATATTCCAGTTCGAGATAAGCCACACTTGCTGAATACAGTCCAATGACTACCATCAATACAAACAATTGACGAAAAGTATCGGCTTTGTGGAAACGAAAAATAAAAATAATCCAGTCTTTAGGGTTGTAACTTATCATGTTTTTAACTTATATAATTCCAAATATTCTTCTTTTTGGTCAGTTCAAAATAGATGCTTTTGATAATTGCATTTTCTGGTTTTGCCAAGGGTTTATCATCAGTAAGAACACGTTGCGCATGATTACGCGCTAGAGCTAAAATATCTTTATCTCTAACAATATCAGCAATTTGCAGGTTCAAAATACCACTTTGCTGGGTTCCCATCAAGTCTCCAGGACCTCGGAGTTTCAAATCGACTTCGGCAATTTCAAAACCGTCATTCGTTCCTACCATCGTTTCCATTCGGACTTTACTGTCGGAGCTCATTTTGTGGCTTGTCATCAAGATACAATAACTTTGTTCAGCACCACGCCCCACACGGCCGCGCAATTGATGAAGTTGTGAAAGTCCAAAACGTTCCGCACTTTCAATAATCATCACGCTGGCATTGGGAACATTAACTCCAACTTCAATCACTGTTGTGGCAACCATAATATTGGTTTTTCCTTCCGAAAAACGTTTCATTTCGGCATCTTTATCAGCGGGTTTCATCTTTCCATGCAAGATCGAAATCGAGTACTGTGGTAACGGAAAATCACGAGAAATACTTTCGTATCCATCCATCAAATCCTTATAATCCATTTTCTCCGATTCTTGAATCAACGGATACACAATATAAATTTGGCGTCCCAAAGCTATTTCGTCTCTCAAAAACTTCCAGACTTTCAAGCGGTTGCTATCGTAGCGATGCACGGTTTGAATGGGTTTTCGACCTGGTGGCAATTCGTCAATCACGGAGATATCTAAATCACCGTACAAACTCATCGCCAATGTTCTCGGAATAGGAGTGGCAGTCATTACTAAAATATGAGGAGGAATCAAGTTTTTACGCCACAAACGCGCACGTTGTTCTACTCCAAAACGGTGCTGTTCATCAATTACCGCCAAACCTAAATTCTGGAATTTCACCTTGTCTTCCAACAAAGCATGTGTACCGATTAAAATTTGTAAACTACCGTTTTCAAGCTCTTCGTGAATGATTCTTCGAGCGGCAATTTTGCTAGAACCCGTTAATATTTTGATGTTTAAATTCAGCTTGTTAGCCAATTCCGAAAGTCCTATAAAGTGTTGATTAGCCAAAATCTCAGTTGGTGCCATCAAACACGCTTGAAAGCCATTATCTATAGCCAACAAAATACTCATAAACGCCACTATTGTTTTCCCAGAACCTACATCTCCTTGCAGTAAGCGGTTCATTTGGGCATTACTGCCCATATCAGTTCGAATTTCTTTTATAACTCGTTTTTGCGCTCCTGTGAGACTAAAAGGCAAGTGATTTATATAAAAATCATTGAATAGATCACCAACTTTGGTAAATGGATGCCCTTTTATTTTGTGTTTCTGAATTAAGTTTTTCAGAATCAATTGAATCTGAATATAAAACAATTCTTCAAATTTCAAACGGTATTCGGCTTTCGCCAAAGTATCCGTACTTTTAGGGAAATGAATATTGAACAAGGCTTCACGTTTAGAAATCAGCTTCAACTCTTCAATTAAGTAATCTGGTAAAGTCTCTGTAAATAAAGCTTTTGACTCGATAAAAAGTTGTTGCATCAACTTATTCACTGTTCGATTGGTTATACCACGATTAGCCATTTTCTCGGTTGAAGGATAAACAGGTTGCATGGCAGAACGCAGACTTTGCTGGTGCTCTGTGAGTAACTCAATTTCGGGATGCGCCATATTAAATGCGCCGTTAAACGAAGTACATTTTCCAAAGATCACAACCACTTCATTGAGCTTCAAAGATTCCTTAATCCATTTTTGACCTTGAAACCAAACTAATTCCATTTGCCCAGTATCATCTACAAAACTAGCCACTAAGCGTTTTTTGTTCTTGCCAAATTCGACCGTTTTTATATGGATTATTTTTCCTATAATTTGGACTTCGGCAGTAGTGTTTTGTAGTTCGTTGATTTTATAATATCGGGTGCGATCAATATATCTGTTGGGATACAAATTAATCAAATCTCCATACTTATGGATCCCTAATTCCTTCCTAAAAAGCTCACCCCTGCTAGGACCAACGCCTTTGAGGTATTCGATAGGAGTGAGGAGAAGATTGTTCATTTATTATTAACGATTTTTTATTTCAGATTTAGGAGTTGAATGACATCTTAGGAATATTCCCTGTTTTTCAAGCCATCTTACTTGTAAATCTATTAAAAAACGAAGATAGTTTTTTAATAGCGATTTTGAAAATTAGAATCTACAGAATTTATTACAGATGAAACGTAGATAATGTAAAAAAACAAAACAATAAAGCCTCGTTTGTCAACAAAATCAAACGAGGCTTTTAGTAGTTGTATAAAGTATATTTTAGTAAGGAAGTACTCTTTTATTTTTCATTTCTTCAAGTAATTCGGCACCTGCAAAGGTTTTTTCTCGTTTGAAAGCTAAAATTCCAGCAATAATTTGTGCTATACCACCATAAAATATCCCCATGGATAAGATTACAGCGCTAACAGGAAAGAATCCTAAATTGTGAAGGTTGAGTAAAATTGTTGTCATTCCAAAACCCATCAAGTACAAGGGGAGCTGGGTTTGCTAATTTGTTTTCCATAAATAGTTGATTTGGTTAGTCTTTTTCAAAATAAGTTTTATTTTGTTATTTCCTAAAAAATTACCGTAAATACTAAGAAAAAGCATGAAAAAACACGGACTAAACTTTGGTTTCGCATAGTATTAGCTTTTTAGTTCAGGAATGAAAACAAAGAAAATTAATGTCCTTATGTGTTTCGATAAAAAGTGAATATCTTTGAGCAAATAAATTTTATAAAATGACAACTCACTTAGCTTTACTTCGAGGAATTAACGTATCTGGTCACAACATGATTAAAATGGAGGCATTGAAAAGCTGTTTGGAAGCTGTTGGTTTTCAAAATGTAGTAACATATATTCAGTCTGGAAATGTTTTTGTAGACTCCGAAGAAGAAAATGCACCTAAAGTAGGTTTTCTAATCAAACAGGAAATTTTCAAGGTATTTGGTCATGAAGTACCTGTTATTGTGATTAATAAATCAGATTTGGCTGCTTGTTATACTAACAACCCTTTCTTGAAAGAGAAAGAAGCAGACACTAAAAAATTATATGTGGCTTTTATCTCTACAGCTTTACGAACAGATAGTATTAATGATTTAAGGATTAGTCAATTCAAACCTGATGAAGCGAGTATTGATGAAAATCGTATTTTTATTAAATATGCAGTTGGTGCTGGAAAAACTCGTTTTGACCAAAAGTATATCGAGAAGAAACTGAACGTTTCGGCTACGATTCGGAATTGGAATACCGTTACGCAGTTGTTAAAAATGTATGAGGAACGATTATAAAATAAAACAGATTTATAATCTTCAAAACAATAGATACTAAATTTAACAAATTACCACAAATTTTCGAAATGTATATCTATAATTTCTATGCTCTGACACGGCTTTTAAACGCAAATGAATCTGTATTTTGGCGAGTTTCAAAATAATGGCCTAATTATCTGAAAGTAATTTTTAAAAGATAATACTTATTTATATTTGTGACTACAAAGATATGAGCCCGACCCGCTCCCGACATTTCGGGATTTCAGCGGGTCACGCCCAAACTACTGTTATTCTGTTTATTGATAATGAGATTAAAACCTATTCAAAACCTTCCATTATTCCTGGGTAAATGCATTCTCCGTTCACTATATTTAATCCGAGCGAGAGGGAAGCATTTGTTTCGCAAGCTTTTTTCCATCCTTTGTTCGCAATTTGTAAAACATAAGTTAACGTAACATTTGTTAACGCCAAGGTTGATGTGTGAGGTACGGCACCGGGCATATTGGCAACACAATAGTGTACAACGTTGTCAATGATATAGATTGGGTCTTGGTGTGTGGTGGCTTTAGTAGTTTCAAAACAACCGCCTTGATCTACGGCAACATCAACCATTACTGTTCCTGGTCGCATATCTTTAAGCATGTCTCTTGTAATTAATTTTGGTGCTCTAGCTCCTTTTAACAATACGCCGCCAATGATTAAATCATGAGTTTGTATGTTTTTTCGAATGTTATACTCGTTAGAGTATTCCGTTGTGACATTATTTGCCATAATATCATTAATATAACGTAATCTCTTCATATTTACATCCATGATGGTTACGTGAGCACCTAAACCAGAGGCTTTTCGGGCAGCTTGCATTCCAACTACTCCTGCACCAAGAATCAATACTTTGGCAGGTGGAACTCCAGGAACTCCTCCTAACAATATTCCTAAACCACCGTAGGTTTTTTCTAAATATTTTGCACCTTCTTGTATGGACATCCTACCAGCGACTTCAGACATTGGTGTTAATAATGGTAAACTTCCATCAGGATCTTCTACGGTTTCGTAGGCGATGCAAATGGAATTACTTTTTAGCATTGCTCTTGTTAACGTTTCACTACCTGCAAAATGGAAGTAGGTAAATACAATTTGATCTGATTTTATTAAATTATATTCAGATTCAATTGGTTCTTTAACTTTGACAATCATTTCACTTTTCGCATAGACATCTTCAATGGTAGGGAGTATTTGTGCGCCAACGTCTATAAAATCCTGATCTGAAAAACCGCTACCTATGCCGGCAGTTTGTTGTATGTAAACGGTGTGATTGTGTTTTACTAATTCAAAGACACCTGCGGGTGTCATTCCAACGCGACTTTCATTGTTTTTAATTTCTTTGGGAACTCCTACTATCATAAATATGTTTTTAGTTATTAAATAAATTGTGAAATAAAATCACCTTTATAGGCGATATGTTGATAAATTTACAAAAAATCAACAGTAAAAACAATATTTATTGCGATAAATACATGAATTTTAACAAAAATTAAATATAAATACAGAGGTTTGTTAAATTATAAAATTTGATATAATTTACTTTTCGTATAGGAGCGAAGAGCCTTTTTGACTTAAATAAAATTCTATGTTTATATTTTTTAAAAAAGTATAGCGTAAATTATTTAGCTACCAAATCACAATACCAGAAACCAAAATCAAAAGTCGTATCAACCGTATCACAAGCTGTGTTAGACGGTTTTTGTTCTTTAGGTTTTTCGTATTTTCGATAGACAACCTCTCCAATTTTGAAATCGATAGGCTTAGAGAAAATGGGGCCAGCAAAGGTAAAAGTATGAAACTCTCCGTTTTCACCACAAACATCCACATTGTCGGGTAAATCATTGATGAAATCTTGGTCGATTATGCGACCAACAAAACTTTCGTCCAAATATTTTTCATTCACACAAACGACAATAGTCTTGAACCCTAAATCAATAAATTCGTGAATCAAGTCGGTTGTTGGGGTTTTCCAAAGCGGAAAAACACCTTTAAATCCCATTGTTGCTAGTTTATCTTCACGGTATTTACGTAGATCCTCTAAGAATATATCTCCAAAAATAGATTGGGTAATACCTTGGTTCTTTAGTTTTGTCAAAGTTTCAGTCATAACAGACTCGTAAACCTCCATAGTTGGCATTTCAGGAATTATCATAATTTCTAGTGGTAAACCGATGCTTTGGGCTTGTTGGTGCAGTAATTCAACTCGTACGCCATGCATGGATATGCGTTGGTACTGCTGATTGACGCTGGTAAGCAAACAGCTAATTTCTATTTCTGGGTTTTGTAGTGTTTTATATAAGGCTAAAGCAGAGTCTTTGCCGCTGCTCCAGTTGAATAAGGCTTTTGTTTTCAAAGAGATTAATTTGTGAGTATGATTGGTAAACTTACAAAATTTTAATGTTTTTTTGAAACACATAGAATCCTAGGGTTTTCTTTGCACTTATTTTTAGTTCTGTCGCTTAGAGAGAGAACATAGGATATCTGAATTAGACTTACGGAATTATGAGCCTTCTATTTTCTATGATTCTATGTATTTAAAATTTTAACATCCAGATAGTAATTTAAATTTCTCTAATCTGTGTTCTAAATATTAAACATCTGGCATACTAAATCTCCAATAGATTCTTCCTTACTAAATAAACATTCAAAACCTTTTGTAACTTTGGATTTTAAAAAATTAATTCAGTCTATGAAATACCTTTTTTTATTTATTTCCTATATAACTATTGCCCAGCAAATTAAATCGGTGGATTTTACAGAATCTTGTGGTAAAATAGCAATGAACACCAAAGAAAAATCTATTTCTGGAAAGGTGATTTATGAGTTTAAAGTGTTGAAAGCTATTGACACCATTAGTATTGATGCACAAAATATGATTTTTGAAAATGTACTGGTTAACGGAAAATCATTAGTTTATAGAAATACAGACAAACAATTGCAGCTAATCGCTCCGTTTAAAAAAGGAAAGTATACGTTACAATTGGATTACAAAGCAATTCCAAAACAAGCTTTGTATTTTGTAGGTAATTTTGAAGCTTCGGGAGACTCTAAAATTCCGTCACAAATTTGGACACAAGGACAAGGTCGATATACGAGTAATTGGTATCCGAGTTTTGATAATGTGAATGAAAAGGTAATTTTTAATCTTGAAATTACTTTTGACAAAGGATATCAAGTAGCCGCCAATGGTGTTTTGAAATCTAAAAAAGAGCAAAACGAAAAAACAGTTTGGCAATACCATATGAATAAACCTATGAGTTCATATTTACTAATGTTAGGAATTGGACAATATGATATTTACAAAGAAAAATCCAAAAGTGGAATTCCGTTAGAAATGTATTTAGAAAAAGTTGATGCTTCCAAGTTTGAAACTACCTACAGAGGTTCTAAAGAAATTTTTGATTTTGTAGAAAAGAAAATAGGAGTAAAGTACCCTTGGAAAGTCTATCGCCAAATTCCAGTTCATGACTTTTTATATGCGGGAATGGAAAATACTTCTTCGACCATTTTTGCAAGTCGGTATGTGGTGGATGCAATCGGTCTTGAAGATAGAAGTTACACAAATGTCAATGCACACGAATTAGCGCACCAATGGTTTGGAGACTTAATTACGGCAGAAAGCGGAAAACACCATTGGTTACAAGAAGGCTTTGCAACATATTATGCATTACTGACTGAGAAAGAATTAAAAGGCGAAGATTATTTTTATGCTAAAATGTATGAATCAGCGCAGCAGTTAAAATATGCTTCCCGAACGGATACTATTCCTGTTTTGAATGCCAAAGCAAGCTCATTGAGTTTTTATCAAAAAGGGGCTTGGGCTTTGTTTATTTTACAAGATGCTATTGGCGAACAAGCTTTTGCAAAAGCGGTACAATCGTACTTAAAAAAGCACCAATACGAGTCGGTTACAACGGCTGATTTTTTTGCTGAAATTAAAAAAGTATCTGATTATGACTTAGTTAATTTTAGTAAAGTATGGCTAGAAGACTATCGTTTTAATACACAAGAAGCCAATGAGTTATTGTTTAAAAATAAAATGATAAAAATGCTATTTGATGTGGAATCAAAAAAGAAAGTCACATTGACTGAAAAAGAAACTTTTTTTAAAAACATCTTACTATCGAATGCCAATATATTGATCAAAAAAGCTATTCTTAATCAATTGAAAACTGAAAAATGGGAAGACAAAAAGAGATTGTTTCAAGAAGCAATAAATACAAAAAATATTGAATTAAGACAGCAAATTGCTATTTTAACTCCAAAGATTCCAGAAGATTTTCGATTAGATTATGAAACCTTATTAAATGATAAATCGTATCAAACTCAAGAAATAACTTTATACTATTTGTGGAAAAATTTTCCAGAACATCGTTTTCAATATCTAGATCAGTCCAAAGAATGGATGGGTTTCAACGATTATAATTTGCGAACATTATGGCTATCTTTAGCGTTGTCAACGCCCAATTATATTACTGTCAAACAACCATTAATTGACGAATTGATTCAATATTCTAGTCCACAATATGAAGCGATTACAAGAGAAAATGCACTAGAGAAATTAATTGGATTTAAGATTATCAATGACAAAGTATTGATTAATTTGGTAAAAGCAACCACGCACCATATGTGGCAGTTTTCTAAATTTGGACGCGATACCATACGAAAAATGCTCAAAGAAGAAGATATGAAATCCTCCTTTGAGCACATTTTACTTCAATTGAACGAAACGGAAAAATTTCAGCTGAATCGTTTATTGAAAGAGTTATAGCATTACCACATTTCGCTTACTTCGTCTTTTATATATGCTATAGCGGTACTACTTGGAGCTGTTTTTTCGAATAAATCATTCAAAACTAATTCCCGTAAACCGTCAGCATCTATTACTTTTTCATTTTTGGTAGCTACTCGAATCATTTGGATTGTAGCATTTTTGGCGGTCAATAGTATGGACCAACACTTTGCTGAAACATAGATTTGTTGTGCCAAATTATGCTCAAACTCTTGTTCGATTTGGGCAATTAAATAGTTTTGATAATCGTTTTTATCTGTTGAAATAGGATGTACGCGAACTAATAATTGCGATGGATTAATACGTTCCATAAGTAAAGTCAGCCGTTCATAGGCTTGTAATCGTAATGGCAAAATTATAGGCTTGGTTTCCTTTTGCAATAACCAACGTCTCGTATTTTGTTGGTCTTTAAAATGTGCATCGAATAAGTAATATGCAACGCCTCCTGTAATTAATGAAGGAATAGTGTAGGAGAGAAGTTCTATCAAATGAGTTGAATCCATTGTAAAATCAATTTTAAGTCACAAAAATATACTTTTTTGAATAGAATATGTGTAGCATTATCAATTTTGGAATGTTATTTTTGCGAACTAAACTTTTCAAAAGTCGTTCATGGAAACCTATATTCTGATTTTGTTGTGTGTAGCGGCTTTTGTGGCTGGTTTTATTGATGCTATTGTTGGCGGAGGCGGATTGATACAAACACCAGCAGGACTAATTTTATTGCCAAATTTACCCGTTTCGACCGTTATTGGAACCTTGAAAATTCCTGCTTTTAGTGGTACTTCTTTTGCTGCTTTTCAGTATTTAAAAAAAGTTACTATGAACTGGCGGTTGTTGTTTTTGATGATGGCTATTGCAACACCATCTGCTTTTGCAGGCTCGACACTTTTAACTTATATGAGTAATGATTTCATGAAACCATTACTGTTGTTTATTCTATCGTTATTAGCGATTTATACGTATGCAAAGAAAAATTTCGGTCAACATATTGAAAAAAATCTGTCCAAACGAACTCAAATTATTAATGCTGTCCTTATTAGTTTTATAGTTGGGATGTACGACGGTTTTATTGGTCCTGGAACTGGTAGTTTTTTTGTAGTAGCATTTATTGCTTTGATGGGCTTTGATTTTTTACAGGCTTCCGCAAATGCCAAAATGGTTAATTTGGCGACCAATTTTGGTTCCATCGTATTGTTTATGATTAAAGGTAAAATCATTTGGATGATTGCGATTCCAATGGCAGTGAGCAATGCACTTGGCGGATGGTTTGGAGCAAAACTAGCAATTAACAAAGGGAATGGTTTTATCCGAATCTTCTTTTTGGTTGTGGTTGTGGGAACGTTGATTCGTTTTGCGTATGATGTTTTTTGGAATAAATGAAATTATTTATTGAATCATATCAATCTATATTAAGAGTGTAAGTGCATATAGTTTTGGGTATACTTCTTTCGAATTACTTAATTATCCTTTGTTTTAAGAAAATACAATCCAATTACCGGACCAATGGCTAAGATTGTAAACAAGTACAATTCATTACTGTCATCCATAAAATAGCTAATCAATTGGATACTTACAATCGTGATAAAAAAACCGATGCAATTGACCATTGTAATGACAGAGCCTTTCATATTTTGTGGTGCTTTTTGAGCAATTAATGTCGAAAAAAGCGGGGAATCTGCTATTACTACAAACGACCAAAAGAATAGAAATGCCAAAAACCATGCTTCTGAATTGACTTGTAAAAACAGTGGGGAGATTAAGCAGCAAAAGCCAGATAAGAACAAGATGATTTTGGAAAGTTTTTTGGTTCCAACAACTTTAGACAAATAACCACTAAAAACACAGGCTAAACTTCCAATAGCAATGACGTAAAAGCTTAGTAAAGAACTATTTGTTTCCAAGGGTTGATGGTGTCTGTAGTAATTTTGAATCATCAAGGGGACAAAAGTCCAGAACGCATACAGTTCCCACATATGGCCAAAATATCCAACAGCAGCCGAAGTTAATTCTTTGTTTTTGAAAGCGTCAAAAACTGCCATCATCCGAAAAGATTTACCGGCAGTTCTATAAGGTCCGTCTGGAACCAAAACAAACAGTAAAAGCCCGCCAATAACTGAAAACAGGGAAGTTGCATAAGTAACATATTGCCAAGGTAAATTGAGGGTAAAGCTTTTGATAAAATGAGGGAAAGCAGTTCCTAAAACTAAAGCTCCAACCAAATAGCCCAATGATTTACCTAAACCTTGTTGGTAATAATCTGCTGCAATTTTAATTCCGATGGGATAAATTCCAGCTAGAAAGAAACCGGTTAAAAAACGAACCATTAAAAGGAGCGTAGGAGTAAGCTCTGGAAGATTAACTCCCAAATTAAAAAAACCTGCTAAAAGCGCACTAATAAAAAAAACTAGTGAAGGTGAGTAGCGATCAGCAATTGAGAATAATGCATAAAACAAAGTTCCTAGAATAAATCCTAATTGAATTGCGCTAGTACTATGAGCTAAAAAATTATTAGAAACTCCTAATTTTTGTATCAATTCTGGTAAAATGGCGTTACCGGCAAACCAGAGTGAAGTACATAAAAATTGAGATAAAACAATGATGAATAATACTTTTTTCATTGGTTATAAAACAGTAGATCCCTTTTTGTTATGTGGGTATCTAAATTTAGTTGTTTTTTTATTTGAACGGGTATAATTAAAATTCACATCATTCAGATATTAAGATAAAATAGGCTAACATCTTAGATTTGTAAATATCAAAATAGTGATTTAAGGTGTGGTTTTGCGTGAGGGATAGTAGTGTAAAGCCCACAAACAAGTGGAGCGATAGCGGAACTTGCTGAGGACTTGTAACGAATAGCCCGACCCGCTTTTTCAGCGGGTCACGCCCAAATTAATTTATTTGATAAATTTAAACTTTTACAGCTATAACTTGGTATAAACTCCAAAATTTAAAGAAGGTGCTAGGGGAGCGTTATCGTTTCCAAAAGCACCAAAAACAGCAACGTTAGCACCAAATTTGTCTTGTTTGAATTCGTAATTAAATTTTGCTCCTAAGGCATTGTATGTCTGACGATCTAAATAGGATGGCCATTGTGTGGGATTGTTGTTATATGCTTTTTCGTTGGAAACTACATTTTTAGTATTTAAAGCTAAAATTAAATGTCCTTTAGGTATGATGTTGTAGCCTAGTTCAGCATCAAATTTCAAATAATCAGAGTAATCGTTACTCATATAACCATAACCAATATTTCCAAAATAGTACCATTTCCCAGAACTAGTTCCTGCAGAAACATAAGGAATCAAAGTATTCGCGGCAAATCCTGTACTTAACTTTTGGCCACCAATTCCAGACCCGGTATCAATGGTATTGGCTATATATTGTAAGCCAGAACTAATTTTCCAGTTTTGATCATAAATTTTATATTTAAGACCTAAAGTTATATTTCCTAATCCTGAAAGATTGGCGGTATTTGAGTTTAGATTTGACTCTACATTAGTAAATTTATATGGAAGTATTAATTGCGCTTCGAGTTTATTAGTAAGTCCATATTCAACATAGAGTTGGGTTGTAATATCTGAATAATCAGCATTTAAATCAACAGTTTTTCCATCAATTTCAGCTTGGTTGTAAAAGATCCCGGAAACTCCTAATTGTACATAAGCTTTTCCTTGTTCTCTTGTCCATGGGCTTTGTGCTTGTACAATTTGTGTAAAAAATGCTAAGGTAATCACGGAGAGGTATAAGGCTGTTTTTTTCATAATGTATAAATTTTACTGTTTAGTCGTTTGAAAATATAAAACCTGACACAATATACTAAATTTAATTATCACTTATTGACCCATCAAAATGAATAACGCTTTGTGGAAACGGAATCGTAATATTGTTTTCTTTGAAAAGTTTAAAA from Flavobacterium ovatum carries:
- a CDS encoding TSUP family transporter; amino-acid sequence: METYILILLCVAAFVAGFIDAIVGGGGLIQTPAGLILLPNLPVSTVIGTLKIPAFSGTSFAAFQYLKKVTMNWRLLFLMMAIATPSAFAGSTLLTYMSNDFMKPLLLFILSLLAIYTYAKKNFGQHIEKNLSKRTQIINAVLISFIVGMYDGFIGPGTGSFFVVAFIALMGFDFLQASANAKMVNLATNFGSIVLFMIKGKIIWMIAIPMAVSNALGGWFGAKLAINKGNGFIRIFFLVVVVGTLIRFAYDVFWNK
- a CDS encoding MFS transporter — encoded protein: MKKVLFIIVLSQFLCTSLWFAGNAILPELIQKLGVSNNFLAHSTSAIQLGFILGTLFYALFSIADRYSPSLVFFISALLAGFFNLGVNLPELTPTLLLMVRFLTGFFLAGIYPIGIKIAADYYQQGLGKSLGYLVGALVLGTAFPHFIKSFTLNLPWQYVTYATSLFSVIGGLLLFVLVPDGPYRTAGKSFRMMAVFDAFKNKELTSAAVGYFGHMWELYAFWTFVPLMIQNYYRHHQPLETNSSLLSFYVIAIGSLACVFSGYLSKVVGTKKLSKIILFLSGFCCLISPLFLQVNSEAWFLAFLFFWSFVVIADSPLFSTLIAQKAPQNMKGSVITMVNCIGFFITIVSIQLISYFMDDSNELYLFTILAIGPVIGLYFLKTKDN
- a CDS encoding M1 family metallopeptidase; translated protein: MKYLFLFISYITIAQQIKSVDFTESCGKIAMNTKEKSISGKVIYEFKVLKAIDTISIDAQNMIFENVLVNGKSLVYRNTDKQLQLIAPFKKGKYTLQLDYKAIPKQALYFVGNFEASGDSKIPSQIWTQGQGRYTSNWYPSFDNVNEKVIFNLEITFDKGYQVAANGVLKSKKEQNEKTVWQYHMNKPMSSYLLMLGIGQYDIYKEKSKSGIPLEMYLEKVDASKFETTYRGSKEIFDFVEKKIGVKYPWKVYRQIPVHDFLYAGMENTSSTIFASRYVVDAIGLEDRSYTNVNAHELAHQWFGDLITAESGKHHWLQEGFATYYALLTEKELKGEDYFYAKMYESAQQLKYASRTDTIPVLNAKASSLSFYQKGAWALFILQDAIGEQAFAKAVQSYLKKHQYESVTTADFFAEIKKVSDYDLVNFSKVWLEDYRFNTQEANELLFKNKMIKMLFDVESKKKVTLTEKETFFKNILLSNANILIKKAILNQLKTEKWEDKKRLFQEAINTKNIELRQQIAILTPKIPEDFRLDYETLLNDKSYQTQEITLYYLWKNFPEHRFQYLDQSKEWMGFNDYNLRTLWLSLALSTPNYITVKQPLIDELIQYSSPQYEAITRENALEKLIGFKIINDKVLINLVKATTHHMWQFSKFGRDTIRKMLKEEDMKSSFEHILLQLNETEKFQLNRLLKEL